From the Paludibacterium paludis genome, one window contains:
- a CDS encoding B3/B4 domain-containing protein, producing MKLSLSDALLTVLPEMSVHAMYARAIDLESLAKLPFAPPSLGETEGAELIDRWKKLYKSLPCDKAARSSIEYLIKCARKGKLRPILPPVDVYNMASLLAFSPFGGENVHTMRGGLTLDCAKGGEPFVPLGKDQVQEALPGEVIWVDGARRVVCRAMNWIESDLHKLTAETRDIIFVSERPSGEFPSPQPGFDYLADLFGPHCERLERFVLDASNPAVTVAV from the coding sequence ATGAAGCTGTCTTTGTCCGATGCCCTGTTGACTGTTTTGCCCGAGATGTCGGTGCACGCGATGTACGCTCGCGCGATCGATCTTGAGTCATTGGCAAAGCTGCCTTTCGCGCCGCCTTCGCTGGGCGAGACCGAAGGGGCCGAACTGATCGACCGCTGGAAAAAGCTCTACAAAAGCCTGCCGTGCGACAAGGCGGCCCGCAGTTCGATCGAATACCTGATCAAATGCGCGCGCAAGGGTAAGCTGCGCCCGATTCTTCCGCCCGTTGACGTGTACAATATGGCTTCCCTGCTCGCTTTCAGTCCGTTTGGCGGAGAAAACGTGCACACCATGCGAGGCGGCCTGACCCTGGATTGCGCGAAGGGGGGCGAACCGTTCGTGCCGCTGGGTAAGGATCAGGTTCAAGAGGCGCTGCCGGGGGAGGTGATCTGGGTGGATGGCGCGAGGCGCGTGGTATGCCGCGCGATGAACTGGATCGAATCGGACCTGCACAAGCTCACCGCGGAAACACGCGACATCATCTTCGTGAGCGAACGGCCCTCAGGCGAATTTCCGTCACCGCAGCCCGGTTTCGACTACCTTGCGGATCTTTTCGGGCCCCATTGCGAGCGGCTTGAGCGCTTCGTGCTGGACGCCTCGAATCCGGCCGTCACCGTGGCCGTCTGA
- a CDS encoding YqaE/Pmp3 family membrane protein, whose amino-acid sequence MRLLLAIFIPWLQFFTIGRPFSGLFCLLLQLTLIGWIPAAIWSAYALSQYKTDQKIKAALAKR is encoded by the coding sequence GTGCGCCTCCTCCTCGCCATCTTCATCCCCTGGTTGCAGTTTTTCACGATCGGCCGTCCGTTCTCTGGCCTGTTCTGCCTGTTGCTGCAACTGACCCTGATCGGCTGGATTCCCGCCGCGATCTGGTCGGCTTATGCCCTGAGCCAGTACAAGACGGATCAGAAAATCAAGGCGGCGCTGGCCAAGCGCTGA